In Scomber japonicus isolate fScoJap1 chromosome 3, fScoJap1.pri, whole genome shotgun sequence, the genomic window CTGGGATTTATTTGGTCAAACGTTATGTTCACTGAATGAGCTAAGAGTGaactcatcttttttcagaagaGAAAAACCAGAGGCAGTGAGACAGAAAATAGGAGGAGCATTACACTCATTGCGTCATTTATTGGTCTTGAGAACAGATTTATTGTCCAGTGGAGAATCACTGctgggttgtgtgtgtatatatatgggCAGGACCAACAGACAACTGACAGAAAGAGGATCATTTCTCACAGGATATCTTCACCCACTGCTCAACCAACATGTCTCAAGTAAGGCcatggttttacattttcagaatGATGACATTTTCTCATATTGTTGGACTTTTTTATGTTGTAACTTTTTCCTTCTCACTGCCCTTCAGCCAGgtcaggaagaggaggaactgCAGCGCCCTGAAGTGAGAGAAGAGGAGCTGGCTGACGCAAAGAATAAGCTGGGTACAAGTGGGCAAGCAAAGAGCAAGACTTTAGAAGTTATGGAGGAGTGTGGTGAGTGCACAAACCGacgcatgcatgcacgcacacacacacttaaccacCCATAGCTATATGGTTGATGggtcttttcctttctgtatcTGGTTAAGCCAAGATCATATTAGGACAGCGAGTTTGTGTGAGGGGTGTTCCTCATGATGCACAAGTTTCCACTCCATATACAGAGAGGAAAGGGGAGCTCTAATGATGGGAGACTCCTGTCAAACAGTGTAATTTCTCACCCAGGGGGataaactgtttttaaagagCATATCTGCAGCCTTAAATGACCCCTTCTCTCTGCTTCATTTAGAGTGAAATattctgattgttgtttctcttGTTCTGCAGAGAAAGTGGGTAAAGTTGCTCCTTCTGTGTTCAGCGGGGCGAGGTCTGGAGGAGAGACCGTTTTCAATGCCCGCTCGGCTAAACCAATCAGGAAGTAGCAGGAGACCTGACCATGATGGGACAACACCTGTTCCACGTTAGTGATAGATTGTTTTCTTGCTGTACTTCTTGCTGAATTGCACTCAAAACTGTTTAATTCTGACATGTTTGAACTTTTATGAAGCTGATagttacctttttaaaaaaatctaagaaTTTCTATGAAATGGTAAGTCAGTTTTTCATTGTAAAAttaaggtgtttttttgttgctgttattgATTATCCTGTCTAACCAGTATTCACCCAGTTTCATGGTGTGAAGTAATAAAGGACTATAAAGCACCATATGCAATACAATAATTGATGCGTTTGAACATACTGAAGAACTTTTGAAACATCATTGTGCTTTATTTGCGTGTCTTtgtccaaaacaaacaaaacaatttggTCTTTTCATTTGTGCCTGGATTGTAGGAGTTTGTCAAAATCATCCATCAtgtaaaaatctgtaaaaaagcAACATAAGAACCcacaaatattaaagaaaactgagtcaaattgtgttttttccttttttattcaaAAATTATGCTCATTAAACGGAATGAATAAAAATCAATTAGAATAAGCCTACTACAGTAAATAAGGAGCAAGTAAGGACACTACAATGAgccacaggagagagagaaacaatgCATGAAACAAAGCATGGAACAAGGATGGAGAAATTAAATGAACCATGTAACAACTGGCTGATAACACCAGCCCTGGgagttttttatttcataaactTGTGATGTTGATCTTGAAGGATTTTAGCGGAGGACTTTGCATCATAGAACAGCTCGTTGATTTCCTCTACCTGCTCCCGCTCCACTGTCTCTTTTCCCTGAACCCGGCCCAGCAGGCTGGCTGGGGTCAGCAGCTGCACAGCATACCtgagaagaaacagaaacagaaagtgagacacgcacacaccaaCAGTATAcagcctcctcctctctatGGAGTGACACAACTGCATTGTGTATCTCTACCTGAGGGTGGTCTTATTGCCGATCTCTGCCAGGTGTCCAAGTGCGTCCTCGCTGATATTGATCCCCTCAGTCTGAGCACGAATCTTGATGATCTAAAAaccatcagtcagtcagacacCAATACAAAAACCCTGAagtcatacatcatacatgcaGATTTGACTTTGACCCTCAGACTTACCTGCTTCATCTCCTGTGGTGTGTACAGCATAGTGCGGATGATCATGACTCTGTCCAGTAGGTCCAGTGGAATCCCATGTGGCGAGCTGATGTCCTCTGTTCCTCTAAtgtgcaaaaaagaaagaaagaagggggacAGAGTTCAACTATGACTTTTACATCTTCGCAAAAAACTTCATTCTGTTGCATCAATTTCTAATCTACAAACCTGATTAAACAGTTTCCCCTGTTGGAAGCGAACACGACGATGGGGGCGATGGTGCTCTCCAGCGCTCGGTGGAGGTAGGTGAAGCACTCGATGTCTAGCATGTGCACTTCATCCACAAACAGCACGCCAGGTACTAGCTCAGCTACACCTTGGTCAATGTAGCGATTCACCACCTTGTTAATCTCAGCACGCAGCTTATCTGGGATggtaaaaatggaaaatgaatcaGTAACAAAGCTCAGCTGGTGGAAGCACCTGGTGATGTTATCAGTTTTTCTCTACCTgtgatttctgtctttttggGCTTCATCAGTTGTCCCATCATGGAGAGAATGTCTTGGCCCCCCTGAGACAAATAATGAACGGTTACTCGGAAAGCAATTTAATGTATGTATGAGAATGCGTTATAGTGCTATTGCAGTTCTGTACCTGGGGTCTTGCATTTGCGACATCTAGGTCGTGCAGCGTTACATCCTGAACTATCTCCTTCTTTTTGTGGACGTCACCTTTGGGCAGTGGCACATACTCCTCGGCCTCCAGGTCAAACTCTGTTGCAAAAGTGTCACAGCGACCTTGTCTCTGCAGAAGACACAAGAATAAAGACCGTGTGGCCACTGTTTAACAAAAAACCCTGAATGTCTTACATTGCTCCGGAAAAGAGTGAAACAGAAGACGGCGCATAAGAGGAGGGTGAGCAGGTGTATGATTGAACCCGGTGCCAGCCCATCGCAGACAAGAGGGCGTGCAGCTGAGGGATGAAAGAGTTAGAGGAGGCAGGTCATGAGATGGCTGTCAACAGTAACAAATGTGTCGTCCAGCCCTCCGCCTCTGACTAGAGCCGACCTGCGCCCCCTGGCCCACCTGCTCCGATTAAAGGAACCGTCATCGCAGCCTGTCAACACAGACCACAAGCCCCCGCTGCTGCAAGAGGGGCAATGTGGGAGATTTGAGAGATAGAGGGAGCGTGAAGAGTTGCAGGAATGAGAGGGGCTCATTCCAGAATTACAGTTGAAATGCAGCAGAGCTTTCatgcagagctgagagagatgaaagagtgCCACCATGAAGGACAGGGGAGGACAAAAAAATACCTACCTTTGGCCTAACCAAGAACAAAATCAAGAATTTTCATTTGAGGTGTTTCCTTAATGAATCTGCTCATCAGAAATTGTGACAAGTACGAGtaagtaatataataatagtaataggaTACCTTGACAGCTCCACTGTTGGCTTCAATGTAGATGACGTCTCCCACTTCTACACGCTCCTTCTGAAGACTCTCGTAAATGCTGGGATCCAGCTGAGGAAACAAGACAGATGTTTTGAGTAAAACACTGGTCCATACCTTGTTCATTAGTCTTACATCAAgagtaaaaatgttaaaatctgaCCATTAATGTCCCCGATGGCATTAGTTTTAATACTAAAATTGCAAGCATTGGTCAGTGACTTAAAAAAACCATAAACATAGCTATAACATTTACaggattttgtttttcaggatactgatggagaagaagaaacaaggcATTTATTTCTCAATTTTCAGGTAAGAGTTAAAACTGAATTTGGAGATGGTAGGaatcacatctacacacaaCCTGGAATTGACAAGTatgcagtggtggacagtaacaaagtaaatttacttgagtactgtacttaagtacagtttttgagtatctgtactttacttgagtattatttttgggggatacttttactttcactccactacatttgaaggacagatattgtactttttactccactacactTCTACTGTATTGATGCTCTACTTTTGAGCTTATGTCAgctgatgatttatttatttgtttgtttcaaaattctgagaaaataaactgtttctgtTGATTTGGGTATGATTTGTCTTAGTCGTattgccgtacctgtactacatCGTGCCAtatgaagaaatggaggaagaaactgGAGAAACTCCCACCGAGCACCCGTGGCCTTATCTCAAACCCATGTTTGagatttttgtcacaaaaactgatTTGTTTCAGTTTAAGTGTTTGTTGAGCTTACCACGAACAAATTATATCACAGCCTACAAGAACTCGTCTTCCAACCTGAAAAAGTATGTCGCAGTAAAGTAGctactaacgttagctagcttaatgtttgttaaattgcagatgaacattttaaacataagtGTATGTGCTTGTAGTATCATAGTGGCCATTTTTAAACGGTTTAAAAATATGGCAACTGTTACAGTGCAGTGATTAAGTTGACTTTCTGTTTCATCTTTGCTATACAATTCATATCCGTCCAAGGTAGGGGTtaggtgtgttgaaatgtagCTACTGTACAATATGAAGAAATTTCATTTGTTAATGAATGCAGCGGAGTCTGTGTTCTGAGGCTTCTTgccttcatttgtttatttgtgagctataaacatgtcagtgtattgtataatgacaataaagctactttcctgtatttcctgagatatctttaaaatacttttacttcagtaatattttgactaagctacttttacttgtattggagtaatatttgacaaggagtatctgtacttttactcaagtagtgaaGTTGTGTACTCTGTCCACCTCTGCACGTATGTTAatataatgtgtaaaataagaaGAGAGCCATAGAAATATTTTAGCTGATGCAAAGTAACTCGAGAAGTTGACAAATTCTTGATAAATAAGACAGTTCCCATCAATTGAGTGGAAGTCATTATGATCATTAATAGTTTATACCTGTAATATAGATCAACATTCTTGATGAGCAGCAGTAGCACAAGTGcaaataaagaaagaacagaaaaaaataaataaatcattgctCCCACTCTGACCTTGAGCTGCTTTGTGCCTTTGCCCGTCTTCAACCCGATGACGACGTGGCTGATGGTTTTTCCGTAGCCACCCATGGGGTTCTCAGTCTCACAGGGGGTCAGCTCTGTCACCTCCCCTTCATACACCTCCTTTGTTTCTTTGATACGTAATCCTGAAAGGACGacattacagtacagtgtaaGAACTCAATCAGGTCTTTATATTCCTGCTGAAACTAAGCCGCCACATCCTTCAAACTACTGAACAATGCATTTTATTACAGAgagcgtgtgtgcgtgtgcccATGAAATGTCACACGATTACACTTTTGGTGCCCTTTTGTGCAGCCTGTGGCCCTGAAGATGAGGAGTGCACAGGTGGCTGATTCTCAGGGCCACAGGTGTTCAGAAGTATGCTGAATGGATTTCGGCTATCGGATTGGATCAAATCTTGAAAATGGGTTGTTCAAAAAAATGATTCTTAAAATCGGATTAGATCACGTAATCCAGTCTTGGTTTTGATCTGGATCAAACCTTCAGTATGTGTTGTTCAAAACGTTTCCACCTTCTCTTTGATCCTAGAGAAGGTGGATTTAGAGTTAATTTCAggaacaaaatgtaataaaactttaaaattgtAAATTGGTCAAATAATACAACATTTGTATCATgttgtatatttgtttatatctGGCAGATTGTTTAAATATTACAGTGATAAAGTAGATAAAGATGACATTAGGCTACCTATTAAGCTTTTCAGTACACTTaagcaaatgtaaaaacaaaataaccccCAAAAATAGCTGTCAATATATTTGTATACTTAATTTTAACTCATTTATCACTGTATATTGATTGTAACAGAGGTGAACCAGTAAAAAGTTGTTTCTAACAGTTGCATCCCTTAATGCACAGAAGGGTGGACGTAAGTCTGGTCCAATCACAGAGGGTAACCCGGTTTTTGGTAATATAAAAGTTTGTATCTGGATCTGAATATAAAAGTTTGTATCTGGATCTGGGTAATCCAGTCCAAAtgttactttgaaaaaaaaaaaaaaaaaaaaacttacaaaAAGTAAGATGGATTACCTGATCCTGGATAGTAAAATATGGGATTTCAAAATCCTGATCCATCTGATCCAGAATACACTTTTTGAAAAACTGGGTCCAAGTGAGAGAGAAATGCTTAAGGCCGTGACTGTCAGTCACAGTGCTCTTATCGCCATGGTGATGACAACCTCAGAATGAAACCCCCTCCCCACCTGCAGATCATATTCGAGGGGAGGAGCAAAGGTGCTGAAGACCTCCTCTCCCTCTACCCAAGCTCCATTTCCTTCCCTGCGACAGGTGCCATCAGCAGTCaggcaacccccccccccccccccccaatccttccttccttctcatcatCACTCTCATTAATTTGCTGCCGACTGCTGCCCTTCAGCTCATGACAACAGTGTCAGCAGGACACCTTACTGGTCCTTCTCTGAGGGATTGAGTTGAACATGTAAGACTCTTTTAAATCAAAAGCTGCAAAAATGAGAGGAATTTTAAGATTCAGaggcattttatttttcactgaaCCTACTGATCCAGCTCCAGTAGAATCTAGCCAAGCAGatggtttctgttttatgtgctgagatgtttaaatatctgtTTGTGAAACTAATGCTTTCAATTCAGGACAATGTGAGTGGTGTGGAATttgtttcatgttcatgttggTAGAGAGTCTGGTGGTTATCATTTCATCTATTTTTTCCACCTACTGTTGTTTTAGCACTTGCGTTCTCTTGCTGCTATTATGGTAAAATTTTCATGACTGTAAACTCAATGCCCGTCAGCTCAGAgcacatcaaaaacaaaaacttcagTCTGCCTTGTTTGGGGGTAGAAACTAAAATCAGAGCAACACTCACCGATGGCCCTCCTGAAATTCTCCATCAgtacttctgtttttttaatctctgttGAGTAGACCTCACTGCCAACCATGGGGCAGAAAGGCACCTTGTTTCCCAGCTCCTGCGCTACAGCCAAAGCAAGGGCGgtctgaagggaggaaaagcagaaatgtgagaaaataatcaccaacaacaacattaataaacaacaaaaaacacactcaacAGTTTAACTGCTGTTAATAAATGATCACTGCAGATTACCTTTCCTGTACCGGGGGGCCCAGCCAGTAAAACTGCCCTTCCTGACATCTTCTTTGAACGGATCAGCTCGACAATGATGCCACAAGCCTAGAGAGTGAATATAGCATGTAGTGTCATTTTATATCAACATACAGACCTAACTgcagggaggatggacagagtAGTGGGATCTCCTAGTGAGAACTCTTACCCTTAAATCAGGTGTTTGTAATGTCCCCTAATGAATAGGTTTACTCTATATTCACGTGTGTTGAATTATTGTAAAACACAAcatgtttcacttttttatgCTActagaaatgtacattttcttaTCTGGTTTGATCTGTCCTGTTTGACCACACAATATCTTTAAAATCTCATTCAAAACAGAGCCAGTACAGGTTTATATTTCCATAAATTGAAATCAACTGTAAGCTTGACAGTGGCAGCTCCTGGCATTTCCAAACACTGCAATGTCCCCATTTGTACTTTTAACCTGTGCAAACTCTGTTTCTCTATCcatgtatgttaatggtttGGCATAGTGATCATAAAAAGCTCTTttcaaaaattacatttttatagctGTGAAAAGGGTTCAATATGCCAATATGTTGTCCAAGTAATTGTAAATAGATAAATATGTCTCCTCTCAAACTCACTGCATTTATctgtttacatatttttaaacttGTCATTTGACACTaaatgtggacacacacaccttttagTTGAGATattaaatgtagtttaattTTCTATGACTGTATAGTGGGTCATCCGGTAAAGAAAACCATCACATTGCTGTCAGTGTCTGTATATTTAGCTGATGCAAGTGGCATTCAATATTATACAAATatgtttctttgcttttccgTCAACAAATCAAAAGGGGAACTTTGTAACAGTTTAAAGgagaaataaattaatgtaaatatgattGTAGGGTGGATTTTCCCTTTAGCTCATCTCTGACCTGAGCGTTAAACAGCGACACCAAAGGGCTAACGCAACTTACACATTACACCTGCAATGAGCTAAATCATCCTTGCAGAAACCATTCAGCTATTCAGACATCCAAACAAACACTACAATAATATCTTAACATCAGTGCAACGTGACTATTACCTCTCTTGCAGCCTCCTGGCCGACAAGACCACATGCTGACTGTTTAGCATTCCCGGCCTCGTCTAGCCCGAGTCCTTTGACATGACTGTGAGAGGCGATCCGCTGAGTTTTTGTGGTGCTTTTTACCTCCTCGATCTTCATAGTTGTGCATGAATATGTGATGTAAAGACAGCAAAGTGGGTTTAAGACAAAATAATGGCTTCCTGTGCCTCAGACTATTTCTCACCGCCGGAATCGGCGCCTAAACTCAAAACACAGGAACAGTGGTTTCCATGTGGGTTACTAAGGGGAAAATCGACGGAAGTGATACCCCTGTAAGTACCGCCTATTTAGACTTTTATGTAAAACGATTGGACAATGCTGATCAATGCTAGATTTTAATTGGCTAAAGCTCACATCAATCATTTTCACCATGGTAACCCCGCCCATGTAGCTTTAATTTCCGTTTGTGTTTCAGTTGCCTTGTCGTAGTAGAAATTACTAGAAACTTGTCAGTGAGTAAATAATAGTGTCAAATGAGTGTGAAACATAGTAGATAGAGGGTTTACATTGCCATAACCACACTTTGAAATTAAGTTTTAATCAAAGAGCCATTACGTTagtttccctctttttttaaacttttgttaGCTACTGAAACAAGGTTCCGCTTTAGCATGATGTTGTTCTGAGGACTGAAAGCAGATAATAAGACTTTCATCTCAACTACCGAGGTAAAGTCATTTATAGCTGTATATCATTTGTAAGCCACACGGTAACTAGAAAGCGTGTTCTTTAAAGTGTTTTGGTTGTAATTAACGAATGTCAACGAAGGAAAGATTATTAGCAGCAGTAATAGCCGCTCGATGGTCACACTGTAGCTCAGTTCAAGGTTCAACTTAGAGTAAAGAAAAACAGTCTCGTCACGACAAAATGTCAGACTCTGCTGACAGTCGGACTAAAACATTAAATTTCAACGTCGGGGTGCTCGGACATGTCGACAGCGGGAAGACGTCGCTTGCTAGGGCGCTGAGCAGCACCGCCTCAACAGCCGCCTTCGACAAGAACCCGCAGTCCCGTGAGAGAGGCATCACGCTGGACCTGGGCTTCTCCTCGTTCACGGTGGACCTCCCGCATCACCTGCGGGACAGCGTCGCACAGCAGCAGTATGACAGCCTGCAGTTCACCCTGGTAGACTGTCCGGGGCATGCCTCTCTGATTCGGACTATTATTGGAGGTGAGATTCATAAttatatgcaaatgttttttttgggtaacaataataataaaaaactttatttctacGGAGCCTCTCAAAATTCAAGGTGCTTCACAAAACACGATACCATAAAATCTACTGCAGGGGTCACTTTACCAGAATAGGACAGTGGCCTCAGATTCTTGGACCCTACTGTGGGTGCAAAAATagcaaacataaaactaaaaatgtaaaggATCATCttacacagaaaatacaatGAAACAGGGATTCCAAGAAGTGCTCAAACttagagaaataaaacacaatagaaAAAGAACAACATAAAAGCAGTTCAGTAGGCACTTTGCAATTTGATGGGTGGGTAGTGTTAGTTATATTGTATGATGGTACAGACAACAGTAATTGATCATACCTCACTTTCTAGTTCCTCACCAAGTTGATAATGTAACACCGCTACCCTAAAACATCCTGCTGAGTCAGTAACAGAGAGGAGgtcattttttttgtccactccattacaTCAATGAGTATAGAGCAAATATTACAGACAACCCTCAGTGTACTAAACATTGTAACCTTAATGAATATTAATGTCATATTAGACTGCATTAGTTTTAATGGTATTTCATTAGTTATGTGTGCCTAATACACTGTTCTTTGATACGACTGGAAAATAGTAGTTATCAAATCATGTAGTGCTGTATATCTTTActgtttaataataaagtacTTTCAGAGCGCTTGGGTAGTTGAGTGTGCCACATAATTGCAGTGTCCCTGGTTCAACTTAGGCAAGGGACCtttgtcattcccctctctctctgtttcctgctgGCCTCTATGCTACTACTGCACtcacaaaaaaaggcaaaaaaatgccacaaaataAATCTTATTCAGAATTTGATAGATACACAATGATACACTGCAATACCAGCATCTATTAAACACAGTGCACATAGCTGTAGCCTTTCTGACAGATACACACCTGCATGTATgtaaaaatcattcaaatcagCCAAAATGTGGTAAATACTTTAACTGcctaaaagcaaaaacaaaacaaaacaacaacccacaaaacaaatgtaaatctTTTCAAGATTAACAGGAaactcaaaataataaaaagctaCAGTAATTGTTTTGTTAAGTCCATAATTaactcaagcacacacacactgcttggTGCCAGAGGATGGCACAATACATTGCAGTATTTCCCATCTTCTGTGCTAAATGTGCATATAGTAACAACTACATTTTAGTACACTGAGCCTGAAGTTATTCTGTGTAGAGTGAAAAGTAGACCTCTGACACTGAAGTGACTGTATTGGATGATGCTTGTACCCTGTCATCATGCTCAAATTTTAAATTCCCAGCAGAGGGCGCCTTCTCTCTGCAAATAGTTTGACAGATTAAGACACATTGAACTGGACTGCGAGGGAGGACACATGACTACAGTGCTGACTACTTACAGAGTGACCACAGTCCACTAACTCAGAGGGACATGATGGATTACCCGCTTTCTCTTTTAGTCCTCCTTCTTATTTGTCACTCACCTAAGACATCAGCtaccactttttaaaatgtatggaGCATAATCGGATATTAAACAGATTACTGGTGAAGTAATGGGCTTGTTACAGGAACTGAAACACCAAATGTTGCCGTGTCGTGTAACCAACATGCTAAATGAAACCTATGAGCCAGTGGGGTGGCACATGCTATAgattagggaggaaggaaagtgcAGGGATCAGGGTATGTATTAAACTTCCCCTCTTGTCCCATGTGGGGAGAgcacaggaaagaaagggagccaaatggaaggagagaaaagaggggaCCACAGGAAAGAGAGACTGCCAAAgtcaggaaaagaaaagagggaaaggaaagacaaCCAAGTGAGCTGCAGCTCTAATTTCAACCCTCTAGCCCTTTATTCTCTCTTTGCTTATGTGCACCCCTCCCCTAATTTCTCTTCTTGTTCTACTGTTTTTCTTGGGTGTCTGTGTCCATTCCTGTTTGTATTGCTGTTGTCGGCTTCATAGTTGATATCACACTGAGGTGGATGAATCAATAGACAAAACCACCCAAACCTTTTCTCAAAGTTTTTATTATAGCATGCCATATTAAACTTCTATAGGTGTATAACAAGAATGTTAATTACTGTGCCATGTGAGTTTTATTCCATGTAAGTAATATTTAGTATCTCATtgatgattttaaaacattttttgcatcTTTTCTAGGTGCTCAAATCATTGACCTGATGATGCTGGTGGTGGACGTGGTGAAAGGGGTGCAGACGCAGACTGCAGAGTGTCTGCTTATAGGAGAGCTGACCTGCCCTCGCATGGTGGTGGTCTTGAACAAGACTGACCTCCTGCCAGCCAACAAGAGACAGAATGCTATCGAGAAAATG contains:
- the ruvbl1 gene encoding ruvB-like 1, coding for MKIEEVKSTTKTQRIASHSHVKGLGLDEAGNAKQSACGLVGQEAAREACGIIVELIRSKKMSGRAVLLAGPPGTGKTALALAVAQELGNKVPFCPMVGSEVYSTEIKKTEVLMENFRRAIGLRIKETKEVYEGEVTELTPCETENPMGGYGKTISHVVIGLKTGKGTKQLKLDPSIYESLQKERVEVGDVIYIEANSGAVKRQGRCDTFATEFDLEAEEYVPLPKGDVHKKKEIVQDVTLHDLDVANARPQGGQDILSMMGQLMKPKKTEITDKLRAEINKVVNRYIDQGVAELVPGVLFVDEVHMLDIECFTYLHRALESTIAPIVVFASNRGNCLIRGTEDISSPHGIPLDLLDRVMIIRTMLYTPQEMKQIIKIRAQTEGINISEDALGHLAEIGNKTTLRYAVQLLTPASLLGRVQGKETVEREQVEEINELFYDAKSSAKILQDQHHKFMK
- the mustn1a gene encoding musculoskeletal embryonic nuclear protein 1a, producing MSQPGQEEEELQRPEVREEELADAKNKLGTSGQAKSKTLEVMEECEKVGKVAPSVFSGARSGGETVFNARSAKPIRK